In a single window of the Gossypium hirsutum isolate 1008001.06 chromosome A13, Gossypium_hirsutum_v2.1, whole genome shotgun sequence genome:
- the LOC107893332 gene encoding cytokinin dehydrogenase 3, producing the protein MVMSFQFPAYFTAIFIITRVMSIMKISKPLDVHHKDIRAVDLATKLSVDPSAIESASRDFGGIVKAEPEAVLHPSAPQDIAALIKFSYSNSVPFGIAAKGHGHSVRGQAMAENGVVVDMRSMANKRRNGTGIRVSIDRLYADVGGEQLWIDVLNATLEYGLAPVSWTDYLYLTVGGTLSNAGISGQTFRYGPQISNVLEMDVITGKADFLTCSPRMNSELFYAVLGGLGQFGIITRARIPLQPAPKRVKWVRLLYDDFSSFTKDQELLISKNGRKDKSALDYLEGSLLMDQGSPDNWRSSFFPYKDHPKIISLITKHGIIYCLEIVKHYDDRTKHTVDKEMEQVLQGMNYMPGFIFGKDVGYEEFLNRVRSGELKLKSQGLWDVPHPWLNLFIPKSQISDFNNGVFRGIVLERNITTGPVLVYPMNRQKWDDRMSAVIPDEEIFYTVGFLHLSGFDTWKAFEDQNKDIMRFCNKTGIMLKQYLPHYSTKEEWVHHFGSKWKVFQHRKYQFDPRMLLSPGQRIFNNN; encoded by the exons atggTGATGAGTTTTCAATTTCCAGCTTATTTCACAGCTATATTCATTATAACCCGTGTGATGTCCATCATGAAGATATCAAAGCCGTTAGATGTCCATCACAAGGATATCAGAGCCGTTGATCTTGCAACCAAGCTCTCCGTCGACCCTTCTGCCATCGAATCAGCCTCTCGAGACTTTGGCGGGATCGTAAAAGCCGAACCCGAAGCAGTTCTTCACCCTTCAGCACCACAAGACATTGCTGCACTCATAAAATTCAGCTACTCCAATTCAGTTCCTTTTGGTATAGCAGCCAAAGGGCACGGTCATTCTGTCAGGGGTCAAGCGATGGCGGAAAACGGGGTCGTGGTGGACATGAGATCGATGGCGAATAAACGTCGGAACGGAACCGGAATCCGGGTCTCGATAGACAGGCTTTACGCCGATGTCGGCGGCGAACAGCTTTGGATCGACGTGTTGAATGCGACGTTGGAATACGGACTTGCACCCGTTTCTTGGACCGATTATTTGTACTTAACCGTCGGCGGAACGCTCTCCAATGCTGGAATCAGTGGACAAACTTTTCGTTACGGTCCTCAGATCAGTAATGTTCTTGAAATGGATGTTATAACAG gGAAAGCCGATTTTTTGACATGCTCGCCGAGGATGAATTCAGAGCTTTTTTATGCTGTTCTTGGAGGTTTAGGACAATTTGGAATAATAACCAGAGCAAGAATTCCACTTCAACCAGCACCGAAAAGG gTAAAATGGGTTCGACTACTGTACGATGATTTTTCATCATTCACCAAAGATCAAGAGCTTTTAATCtcaaaaaatggaagaaaagatAAAAGTGCATTGGATTATTTAGAAGGTTCATTGCTTATGGATCAAGGCTCACCAGATAACTGGAGATCGTCCTTTTTTCCATATAAAGATCATCCCAAAATAATCTCATTGATAACCAAGCATGGAATCATATACTGCCTTGAAATCGTTAAGCATTACGATGATCGAACAAAACATACAGTCGACAAG GAGATGGAACAGGTTCTGCAAGGTATGAATTACATGCCTggatttatatttggaaaagACGTTGGGTATGAAGAGTTTTTGAATAGGGTTCGAAGTGGGGAACTGAAGCTTAAATCACAAGGATTATGGGATGTTCCACATCCATGGTTGAATCTTTTTATACCTAAATCTCAGATATCGGATTTCAACAATGGTGTTTTTAGAGGCATTGTTCTTGAACGGAATATTACTACAGGACCTGTCCTCGTTTATCCTATGAACAGACAAAA GTGGGATGATAGGATGTCAGCTGTAATACCAGATGAAGAAATATTCTACACAGTGGGTTTTTTACATTTAAGTGGATTTGATACTTGGAAAGCTTTTGAAGACCAAAATAAAGACATAATGAGGTTTTGTAATAAAACTGGAATTATGCTTAAGCAATACCTTCCTCATTACAGTACTAAAGAAGAATGGGTTCATCATTTTGGCTCAAAATGGAAGGTTTTTCAACACAGAAAATATCAATTTGATCCAAGAATGTTATTGTCACCAGGCCAGAgaattttcaataataattaa